A genomic region of Klebsiella sp. RIT-PI-d contains the following coding sequences:
- the apbE gene encoding FAD:protein FMN transferase ApbE, producing MEMTFFRAVLLTAFVSIAGCDNAPVSPSPDTASPSVLEGKTMGTIWRVSVINVDPARLEALQQKIQTQLDADDQLLSTWKRDSALMRFNHSQSTTPWPVSKAMADIVTEALHVGDKTHGAMDITVGPLVNLWGFGPDKQPVKTPDDGQIAAAKARTGLQHLTVIVQAGQHYLQKDIPDLYVDLSTVGEGYAADHLARLMEQEAIPRYLVSVGGALVSRGMNGEGKPWRVAIQKPTDRENAVQTVVDINGHGISTSGSYRNYYELDGKRISHVIDPQTGRPVEHKLVSVTVIAPSALEADSWDTGLMVLGPEQAKDVVREQGLAVYMIVKEGDAFHTWMSPQFASFLLPDKN from the coding sequence ATGGAAATGACTTTTTTTCGGGCGGTCCTGCTGACCGCATTTGTATCAATTGCCGGCTGTGACAACGCACCCGTTTCACCCTCTCCGGATACCGCTTCTCCCTCCGTCCTTGAGGGGAAAACAATGGGCACCATCTGGCGGGTAAGCGTTATCAACGTTGATCCTGCCCGTCTTGAGGCGCTACAGCAAAAAATTCAGACCCAGCTTGATGCCGACGATCAATTACTTTCAACCTGGAAACGGGACTCAGCGCTTATGCGCTTTAATCACTCGCAGAGCACTACACCGTGGCCGGTGAGTAAAGCGATGGCGGATATTGTGACTGAAGCACTGCATGTCGGCGATAAAACGCACGGTGCCATGGATATTACCGTCGGACCACTGGTGAATCTATGGGGCTTTGGTCCGGATAAACAGCCCGTTAAGACGCCTGACGACGGGCAAATCGCGGCCGCCAAAGCCCGTACCGGCCTGCAACATCTCACGGTGATCGTTCAGGCCGGGCAGCACTATCTGCAAAAAGATATTCCCGATCTGTATGTCGATCTCTCTACGGTCGGTGAGGGTTATGCTGCCGATCATCTTGCCCGACTGATGGAGCAGGAAGCGATCCCGCGTTATCTGGTCTCCGTCGGCGGCGCGCTGGTCAGTCGGGGAATGAATGGTGAAGGTAAACCCTGGCGCGTGGCGATCCAGAAGCCCACCGACCGTGAGAATGCCGTTCAGACAGTTGTGGATATTAACGGCCACGGCATCAGCACATCCGGCAGCTACCGTAATTATTATGAGCTGGACGGTAAACGCATATCGCATGTTATCGATCCCCAAACCGGACGGCCTGTCGAACATAAATTGGTGTCGGTTACGGTGATTGCGCCGAGCGCGCTGGAGGCCGATAGCTGGGACACCGGCCTAATGGTGCTCGGCCCGGAGCAGGCCAAAGATGTTGTCCGCGAGCAGGGGCTGGCGGTGTATATGATTGTGAAAGAGGGCGATGCATTCCACACCTGGATGTCACCGCAATTTGCCAGTTTTTTACTCCCGGATAAAAATTAA